Part of the Deltaproteobacteria bacterium genome is shown below.
ACGCCGACGCCCTTCTTTCCCTGGTGAACCCGCATACGGGCCGGGTCCACACTTCCTTCAACCAGAACGTGGCCGCCACGGGCCGCCTTTCAAGCTCGGACCCCAACCTCCAGAACATCCCCATCCGCACAAAGGAAGGCCGACGCATCCGCGAAGCCTTCATACCGGAAAAGGGAATGGTGATGTTTTCGGCTGACTACTCCCAGATCGAGCTACGAGTCCTGGCCCACTGCTCGAACGACCCGGTTCTGATCGACTCCTTCAAAAAAAACGAGGACGTGCACACCCGCACGGCAAGCGAAATTTTCGACCTCGACCCGGCCTTTGTGACGGGTGAGATGCGCCGGCAGGCGAAAAGCATCAACTTCGGCCTCATCTACGGCATGGGGGCGTTCAAGCTCTCAAACGAGCTTGGAATCAGCCAGTCGCTTGCCAAGCGCTACATCGAGCGCTACTTTTTAACGTACCAGGGCGTGAAACGCTTCATGGACCTTTCCATCGAAACCGCGCGGGCCACCGGGAAAACCACCACCCTCATAGGCCGCATCCGGCGTCTGCCCGCCATAAACGGCAAGGACCGGGTGGAGCGCGAGGCGGCGGAGCGCATAGCCATCAACACCCCCATCCAGGGAACGGCGGCGGACATCATAAAAATCGCAATGATCCGGGTTCAGAACGCCCTTATCGAACGGAAGATGAAAACCGCCATGCTGCTTACGGTTCACGACGAGCTTGTTTTCGAGGCCCCGCCGGATGAACTTTTAGAGGCGAAAAGCCTTGTGCGGGATTTGATGGAAGGGGCGATGGAGCTTCTGGTGCCGCTAACCGTCAACATGGCCGAGGGCGAAAACTGGGCAGAGGCGCATTGAGGGGCAGGGTCGGCTCGACTCTTGAGTTTTTCTATCTAATCTGCAGCTTCTGAATATATATTATAATCTAACGCATCGTCAATTCGAGAATTTAAGATATCAAGCTCATCTTTGGCTTTATTTCGATCATGAATTCCAACATCTGTATCATGTATAATTTGATGTAATATCCTACATCTCAATTTTTGATGTACCATTATATCTTTACCTTCAATTATACGCCAGTATCTTGAAGCTTCTTTCCAGTTTTCTTTAGAAACATATAATTTACATTTTAATCCGTTGACAACATCCTTTTTATCAGGCCTCGGACCAAATTTTTTTTCAATTTTTTCAATCAGATTTTGTGCCTCATCATATTTAGAAAGTTCTATATATATGTCAGCTAGATTTGACAAATTCTCAAATCTAGGAGTATATTGCATTGATGTTTTCTCAGCGAAACTTAACGCTTCCTCATAAAAGCCTTTTGAAGAATAAAATATCGACATTCTATGATTATAACTACTATCGTCGCCAGCGCGTTTTAATAAATCTAATTTTTCAATTGCTTTATCATATTGCCCGAGCTTAATATATATTAGAGCTGATAAATCGAGAAGTAATGGGTTTTCAGCCTTTTGGCCTTTAATGCTTTCAATCGTATTTTTTGCATCTTTAATGCGTCCTGATGCTATAAGTGTATGAATTAAACCATGATAAGTAGCAACAGATCTATTTCCTGCATCTATTGCATGCTTAAAATATTTCGACGCTGCTTCGAATTCGTATCTCTTCCAATGAAAAAAACCTTTTAAATAAAGACAGTCATCAAATTTTTTATCACAAATAATTTGTAAAAGTTTTTTTGCATTATCCCATTCAGCCAGTCTAATATAGGTTTTACATAATAATGATGCTGCCTTTCGATTGTATTCTTGTATTTTTAATACATTTTCTAATAAATTTTTAGCAATTATCCATTCTTTTTGTCCACCGATATTGTAATAATCCCTTGCATTTCTCAGCAACATTGATGGAATAACAAAAGATTTGAAATCATCATTAATTCCTTTTTCTGATCTTATACTTGCTTGTATCGTACAATCAATTACATCCATTCTTGGCGATGTATTGATTATATCCCATATGTTTGTTTTCAAATTTGATAATATTTCATTATATTTTTCAGGGCTAATTCTACCTAACACTCTATTAACAGTAGATTTTATTGGTGATGCAATTATAAATGTTTCTTCTAATGCATAAATTAAGCAAAAATTAATAAGCTTTTTAATAATTTCGGTTAATCTTTCGGTTTTAAAGCGTGATATTATCTGCAGTGTTTGATAGCTTATAGCTGAATTTTCGGCGATATATTTTAATATAAATTTTTCATCTTCATGTAGAATTAATTTTTCAATTATTGGCGCATAAGCTTTGATTTGCAGATTAGATAAAAATTGTTTATCATTAAATAAAACCTCGACAGTGTATTGTTTTGCATAAGCTACTGATAGTGATACAGCAGGTGGAAATCCAGCCATGTAATATGATAGTTCTTGAATTTGTTCTTCATCTAGAGCGATATTCGCATCTTTAAACAATAAAAAAATTAAGGTTTTGGTATTTTCTAAATCAATAGGCGGAACTTTTAAATATATGGGGTCTAAAAAACTCCAATCTTTATCTTCAATAGTTGGTCTGAATTGATGAATTACAGCAAAATATTTTTCTTTATATTTTGATAAACTTTTAAAAAGTTGTATAGCTTCATTAGTATATCTAGATAGCGAATCTGTTAATGCTCCATTGTCAATAATTGTAGGCAATTCATTTTTTCCAGATGTCGATGTAAGCAATAAAGCAATTTCATTTATTTGATCTTTTAAATTAAGTTTTCGAAATCTATTCATTTCACTATTAATTTGATCTTTTGAGTATAATTCACCTGA
Proteins encoded:
- a CDS encoding TIR domain-containing protein, translating into MRAFLCHSKKEKAFVETLANRLKRRNIILDEYCFETGQLLIDEIRSKLKETSIFVLLASKNSLQSSWVNFEINYAQELYSLNIIKKAIVIIIDDTEIDNIPEWMKHIIIEKVTNPGRASRIIESSLNRLLDMGKTFKCLGRSNLQDSFSASLRKRIGHEYENLIILGGLPNVGRRTFLTKVAKDIISQNLGPQIVLDPDDGMDSLYMALIDESGELYSKDQINSEMNRFRKLNLKDQINEIALLLTSTSGKNELPTIIDNGALTDSLSRYTNEAIQLFKSLSKYKEKYFAVIHQFRPTIEDKDWSFLDPIYLKVPPIDLENTKTLIFLLFKDANIALDEEQIQELSYYMAGFPPAVSLSVAYAKQYTVEVLFNDKQFLSNLQIKAYAPIIEKLILHEDEKFILKYIAENSAISYQTLQIISRFKTERLTEIIKKLINFCLIYALEETFIIASPIKSTVNRVLGRISPEKYNEILSNLKTNIWDIINTSPRMDVIDCTIQASIRSEKGINDDFKSFVIPSMLLRNARDYYNIGGQKEWIIAKNLLENVLKIQEYNRKAASLLCKTYIRLAEWDNAKKLLQIICDKKFDDCLYLKGFFHWKRYEFEAASKYFKHAIDAGNRSVATYHGLIHTLIASGRIKDAKNTIESIKGQKAENPLLLDLSALIYIKLGQYDKAIEKLDLLKRAGDDSSYNHRMSIFYSSKGFYEEALSFAEKTSMQYTPRFENLSNLADIYIELSKYDEAQNLIEKIEKKFGPRPDKKDVVNGLKCKLYVSKENWKEASRYWRIIEGKDIMVHQKLRCRILHQIIHDTDVGIHDRNKAKDELDILNSRIDDALDYNIYSEAAD